One stretch of Paenibacillus sp. FSL R5-0341 DNA includes these proteins:
- a CDS encoding sugar ABC transporter permease: MHKSWMKRQSRLGYLFIGPNMIGVLLFFIIPAVYSFYLMFTDYKFMSPETNFVGLDNIRRMLNDDLFVVALRNTFVFLLAVPVSMGLAFIVAVALNKSVYWQKTLRALYFMPYITSGVAIAFVWMLLFQPTSGPINGFLRGIGITNPPGWLSTTEWSMYAIDIIWIWFMLGYNMIIYLAALQEIPEELVEAARIDGARPWQTIRQVIWPLVSPTTFLLLITGLIMTIKNFGIIQAITQGGPGNSTTVLSLFIYQNAFRYYEMGYAAAISWALFAIIMIFTVLQWLGQKRWVHY, translated from the coding sequence ATGCATAAATCCTGGATGAAACGGCAGAGCAGGCTCGGGTATCTGTTTATTGGGCCCAATATGATTGGCGTGCTGTTGTTTTTTATTATACCGGCTGTCTATTCGTTCTATCTCATGTTCACCGATTACAAATTCATGAGCCCGGAGACGAATTTCGTCGGACTGGACAATATCCGCAGAATGTTGAATGATGATCTGTTTGTGGTGGCGCTGCGAAATACATTTGTCTTTTTATTAGCAGTTCCTGTATCGATGGGGTTGGCATTTATCGTGGCTGTAGCGCTGAACAAGTCCGTGTACTGGCAAAAAACGCTGCGTGCCCTCTATTTCATGCCCTATATCACCAGCGGTGTTGCCATCGCCTTTGTCTGGATGCTGCTGTTCCAGCCAACGTCGGGACCGATTAACGGTTTCTTGCGCGGGATCGGTATTACAAATCCACCAGGCTGGTTATCGACAACGGAGTGGTCCATGTACGCGATTGATATCATCTGGATCTGGTTCATGCTGGGTTACAACATGATTATTTATCTGGCCGCTTTGCAGGAAATCCCGGAGGAATTGGTTGAGGCTGCACGGATTGATGGAGCCCGTCCCTGGCAGACGATACGCCAAGTAATCTGGCCGCTTGTAAGCCCGACTACCTTTTTGCTGCTGATTACAGGGCTGATTATGACCATCAAGAACTTTGGTATCATTCAGGCGATTACCCAGGGTGGGCCAGGGAACAGCACAACCGTGCTGTCGCTCTTTATTTATCAAAATGCCTTCCGATATTACGAGATGGGATACGCTGCTGCCATTAGCTGGGCACTCTTTGCCATCATCATGATCTTCACTGTATTGCAGTGGCTCGGTCAGAAACGTTGGGTTCACTATTAA
- a CDS encoding AraC family transcriptional regulator yields MNVPSMMQFSAPLEYSYRSTSTYNPGKSDGFHSHPHYEIYYFHAGECIYIIGDRVYNLEPGDLVLMHGLTLHRPHPKPGSAYERSTLHFDPSAIRSSLHADRMVEVLKPFEELRNCRVNLTGETRSEFEALLHDLHQLSQSHTSYRQERMNVRLCDLLYFIAEICQGDVEEHLPSSERERHVQHIIRYVDTHYMKDIGLDDLALELHLSKPYLAGMFKEMTGLTIFKYLYDRRINQAKLLFQFQPEITVTEASRLSGFKRLSHFSRMFKQSVGCSPDLYRSQLHRQT; encoded by the coding sequence ATGAATGTGCCGAGTATGATGCAATTTAGTGCTCCACTAGAGTATAGCTACCGTTCCACTAGCACGTACAATCCGGGCAAGTCAGATGGATTCCATTCACATCCACACTATGAAATTTATTATTTTCATGCTGGAGAATGTATCTATATTATAGGAGACCGGGTATACAATCTGGAGCCGGGTGATCTGGTGCTGATGCATGGCTTGACTCTTCATCGACCGCATCCGAAACCCGGCAGTGCTTATGAGCGAAGTACACTGCATTTTGATCCTTCTGCCATTCGCAGCAGCCTGCATGCGGACCGCATGGTTGAGGTGCTAAAGCCATTTGAAGAACTCAGAAATTGCCGAGTCAATCTGACGGGAGAGACCCGTTCTGAATTCGAAGCATTGTTGCATGATCTTCATCAACTGTCTCAAAGTCACACCAGTTACAGGCAGGAGCGCATGAATGTGCGGCTGTGTGATCTGTTGTATTTTATAGCAGAGATCTGCCAGGGAGATGTAGAAGAACACCTTCCTTCATCAGAGAGGGAGCGGCATGTGCAGCACATTATCCGTTATGTGGATACGCACTATATGAAGGATATTGGTCTGGATGATTTGGCACTGGAATTACATCTGTCGAAGCCATATCTGGCAGGCATGTTCAAGGAAATGACAGGGCTGACGATATTCAAATATCTGTATGACCGTCGCATCAATCAGGCGAAGCTGTTGTTTCAGTTCCAGCCGGAAATCACCGTGACAGAAGCGAGTCGATTGTCCGGTTTCAAACGCCTTTCGCATTTTAGCCGGATGTTCAAACAAAGTGTGGGATGTTCGCCTGATCTGTATCGTTCCCAATTGCATCGCCAAACATAG
- a CDS encoding glutathione peroxidase yields MPTIYDFTVTRTSGERFPLYQYEGKPVLIVNTASKCKYTHQFDDMQKLYDQYKDQGLQIIGFPCNQFAEQEPGSSSEAESFCQINYGVKFPMFSKLDVNGEAAHPLYDFLKRSGPFAGFDETDIQAKLLKLMVADKAPEWLHGDAIKWNFTKFLIDAEGRVVRRFEPIDSIDEIQESIKQLL; encoded by the coding sequence ATGCCAACCATCTATGACTTTACCGTAACCAGAACCAGTGGAGAGCGTTTCCCGCTCTATCAATATGAAGGAAAACCTGTGCTCATCGTAAACACGGCAAGCAAATGTAAATATACGCACCAGTTCGATGACATGCAGAAGCTGTATGACCAGTACAAGGATCAAGGGCTTCAGATTATTGGTTTCCCGTGCAACCAGTTTGCAGAGCAGGAGCCCGGAAGCAGTTCGGAAGCAGAATCCTTTTGCCAGATTAACTATGGTGTGAAATTTCCGATGTTCTCGAAACTGGATGTGAATGGAGAAGCGGCGCACCCGCTCTACGACTTTTTGAAAAGATCTGGGCCTTTTGCTGGCTTTGATGAAACAGATATACAGGCAAAACTATTGAAATTGATGGTAGCCGATAAAGCACCAGAATGGTTACATGGCGATGCGATCAAATGGAATTTCACGAAATTCCTGATTGATGCAGAGGGTCGTGTGGTCAGACGCTTCGAACCGATCGACTCCATCGACGAGATTCAAGAAAGTATTAAACAGCTTCTATAA
- a CDS encoding effector binding domain-containing protein, which yields MIRVYPLEEIFMEMKVITLPAFHIVGYSIEATIEEFESGLGKSHYHKLVERKDEIQYRKNDNVMLMQMYPINEDFNAKTDKFTHLLGYEVTSLENVPSEMISHDVPDSQYVTCTHRGVESEIGDTYDYVYRQWICENGHEPKDYDFEIWDERYQPESASNEIDIYVALQ from the coding sequence ATGATCAGAGTTTATCCATTGGAGGAGATTTTTATGGAAATGAAAGTCATCACTTTGCCTGCTTTTCACATTGTAGGATACTCAATCGAAGCGACCATAGAAGAGTTCGAATCGGGGCTGGGCAAGAGCCACTATCATAAGCTTGTTGAGAGGAAAGATGAAATTCAATATCGGAAAAATGACAACGTCATGTTGATGCAGATGTACCCGATCAATGAAGATTTCAACGCAAAGACTGATAAATTTACACATCTATTGGGATATGAAGTAACTAGTTTGGAGAATGTCCCATCCGAGATGATAAGTCATGACGTCCCTGACAGCCAATATGTGACGTGCACGCATCGAGGAGTTGAGTCAGAGATTGGTGATACATACGATTATGTCTATAGACAGTGGATCTGTGAGAATGGACATGAACCCAAAGATTATGATTTTGAAATTTGGGATGAGCGTTATCAACCGGAAAGTGCCAGCAATGAGATTGATATATATGTAGCTTTGCAGTGA
- a CDS encoding carbohydrate ABC transporter permease, which produces MESLTQIRRIILTLLMAGFALLMIMPFIWMISTSFKSPADVFTYPIQWIPSSLNWEHHIKVWSGADTFATYYLNSLKISLISTVGAVFLSAFAAYGFARIQFKGRETLFLIYLSMMMVPPQVLFVPKFLMFEWVGIYNTHWALILPGMFTIFGVFMLRQFFLSVPSEISEAAFIDGAGHLRIFFRLILPLAKPALATLAIIDFSWHWNDYENALVFLIDKDLYTVPLGLQNFILENNVDYNGMMAAATAGIIPMIIVFLVGQHYIIQGVAGSAVKG; this is translated from the coding sequence ATGGAGTCCTTGACGCAGATTCGGAGAATCATACTTACACTTCTGATGGCCGGTTTTGCCTTACTGATGATTATGCCGTTCATCTGGATGATCAGCACGTCGTTCAAATCTCCTGCGGACGTATTCACCTATCCCATCCAGTGGATACCCTCCAGCCTGAACTGGGAGCACCACATTAAGGTCTGGAGCGGAGCGGATACCTTTGCGACGTATTATCTGAACTCGTTGAAAATATCGCTAATTAGCACGGTCGGAGCTGTATTTCTCTCGGCTTTTGCAGCGTATGGCTTCGCACGGATTCAATTCAAAGGCCGGGAGACGCTGTTCCTGATCTATCTCTCGATGATGATGGTGCCACCTCAGGTGCTCTTTGTACCGAAATTCCTGATGTTTGAGTGGGTTGGCATATATAATACGCATTGGGCTTTGATCCTGCCTGGAATGTTCACGATCTTTGGGGTGTTTATGCTGCGACAGTTCTTCCTGTCGGTGCCTTCGGAAATCTCGGAAGCGGCGTTCATAGACGGTGCTGGACACCTGCGTATATTCTTCAGGCTGATACTGCCCCTGGCGAAGCCTGCGCTGGCTACGCTGGCGATCATCGATTTCTCCTGGCACTGGAATGATTATGAGAACGCGCTCGTGTTCCTGATCGACAAAGACCTGTACACCGTGCCGCTCGGACTGCAGAACTTTATTCTGGAGAACAATGTGGACTATAACGGCATGATGGCCGCTGCCACGGCAGGCATTATTCCGATGATTATCGTCTTCCTGGTGGGACAGCATTACATTATCCAGGGCGTGGCCGGAAGTGCCGTGAAGGGTTAA
- a CDS encoding nitroreductase family protein gives MTTFFDALKNRRSYYGISKESTISDAKIQEIVEEAVKYTPTSFNSQTSRAVVLLGEQHDKLWNHTEEILREVVGNEEAFKSTAEKMTGFRSGYGTVLFFEDNNVIAQLQQNFAAYADNFPIWANQSNGMLQLVIWTALEQEGLGASLQHYNPLIDEKVKQEWNIPENWRLIAQMPFGKPTAAPGEKEFQPIEERVKVHK, from the coding sequence ATGACTACTTTTTTTGATGCGTTGAAAAACAGAAGATCTTATTATGGAATCAGCAAGGAATCTACAATTTCGGATGCTAAAATCCAGGAAATCGTAGAAGAAGCGGTGAAATATACACCAACTTCCTTCAACTCACAAACATCCCGTGCCGTTGTATTGCTCGGTGAACAACATGATAAATTGTGGAATCACACAGAAGAAATTTTGCGTGAAGTGGTAGGTAATGAAGAAGCCTTCAAATCCACAGCTGAGAAAATGACCGGATTCCGCAGTGGATATGGTACGGTTCTCTTCTTCGAAGACAACAATGTGATTGCACAGCTTCAACAGAATTTTGCAGCATATGCAGATAACTTCCCGATCTGGGCTAACCAATCCAACGGTATGTTGCAACTGGTAATCTGGACTGCTCTGGAACAAGAAGGTCTGGGTGCATCTTTACAGCACTACAATCCGTTGATTGACGAGAAGGTTAAACAAGAATGGAACATTCCTGAGAACTGGAGATTGATCGCTCAGATGCCATTTGGTAAACCAACAGCAGCACCGGGTGAGAAAGAATTCCAACCGATTGAAGAGCGCGTAAAAGTACACAAATAA
- a CDS encoding ABC transporter substrate-binding protein, giving the protein MRIKKGLTGLIVGALMLGLLAGCVGKNETNGGDNGGGAAGGKVKLTMWGAVPPENGPQEVVDTWNAEHPDIQVEYVRFVNDDDGNLKLDTALSTGQNVDLYVNYTLTNLDKRIKGGTALDLGEFTDYNIDEKMGEDAASWKVDGKYYGMPTKKNAAFFALNMKALDQAGLSVPTAWTWDEAREYALKLKTAGFKYGLVQHTASYVDPLDSVLVKNGYVKADGTSNLDDPLVTKWLETLNGMMKEDATTPPLGEQLTSKMPVENMFLAGESAMINIGEWLIRTSNNMTEFPRDWKIAFAPVPRLAEQEADMVKSGGLGDFIAINSKSKNKEAAWEFLKWYADGGMMPMAAGGRLPSSNAVDQQTAIDHLLGDYADSYDKESLEFVLYGDETPTFVRSIAQEVVDLRAQEYEKFFLGNQTAEITVQNMVKRHNDWLKQNQ; this is encoded by the coding sequence ATGAGAATCAAAAAAGGATTAACGGGATTAATCGTAGGTGCGCTGATGCTGGGCTTGCTTGCCGGCTGTGTAGGTAAAAATGAAACGAACGGTGGAGATAACGGAGGTGGAGCGGCAGGGGGAAAAGTGAAGCTCACCATGTGGGGCGCGGTACCGCCCGAGAATGGTCCACAGGAAGTGGTGGATACCTGGAATGCGGAGCATCCTGATATTCAGGTGGAATATGTGCGGTTTGTGAATGACGATGATGGCAACCTGAAGCTGGATACGGCGCTGTCCACGGGGCAGAACGTTGATCTATATGTCAACTACACCCTCACGAATCTGGATAAACGTATCAAGGGCGGGACAGCACTGGATCTGGGCGAGTTCACTGATTACAACATTGATGAGAAAATGGGTGAAGATGCGGCTTCCTGGAAAGTGGATGGCAAATATTACGGGATGCCGACCAAGAAAAATGCTGCCTTCTTCGCTTTAAATATGAAAGCGCTTGATCAGGCCGGACTGAGTGTACCAACAGCCTGGACATGGGATGAAGCCCGTGAATATGCACTCAAACTGAAGACGGCTGGTTTCAAATACGGATTGGTGCAGCATACCGCTTCCTATGTAGATCCGCTTGATTCCGTTCTGGTGAAGAACGGTTATGTTAAGGCAGACGGCACTTCCAACCTCGATGATCCGCTCGTCACCAAATGGTTGGAGACGTTGAACGGAATGATGAAGGAGGATGCAACGACGCCACCACTTGGTGAGCAGCTGACTTCCAAAATGCCGGTGGAGAACATGTTCCTTGCCGGTGAGTCTGCCATGATCAACATTGGCGAATGGCTGATCCGCACATCGAACAACATGACCGAGTTCCCTCGGGATTGGAAAATCGCCTTTGCCCCTGTACCTAGACTGGCTGAACAGGAAGCAGATATGGTGAAGAGCGGGGGGCTGGGTGACTTTATCGCCATCAATTCCAAGTCGAAAAACAAAGAAGCTGCATGGGAGTTCCTGAAATGGTACGCCGATGGGGGTATGATGCCAATGGCAGCAGGGGGACGTCTGCCTTCCTCGAATGCGGTCGATCAACAGACTGCTATTGATCATCTGCTCGGTGATTATGCCGATTCTTATGATAAAGAGTCACTGGAATTTGTGTTGTATGGTGACGAGACACCTACGTTTGTCCGCAGCATTGCACAAGAGGTGGTCGATCTGCGTGCACAGGAGTATGAAAAGTTCTTCCTTGGTAACCAGACTGCAGAAATTACGGTACAGAACATGGTCAAACGCCATAATGACTGGCTGAAGCAGAATCAATAG